The region GCCACCCGGACCGCCCGGCCAGCCGCCGGACATGCTGCACGCCGCGCGGCATCCGGCCACCCGCGCCCAGCCACGGCAGGCTCAGCGCCAGCGGCCACAGCGGCGCACTCCAGGCCAGCAGGACCACACACAGAACCAGGCCGGGCAGCAGGGGCCACACGCTGAGCACCGCCACGCCCGCGCAGCCCAGCAGGAACGCCAGCATCAGCGGCACGCCGCCCAGCCGCCACGCACTCCACGTCCACGCCAGCTCCTGCCGCGCCGACCGCCACCACCAGACCAGCCACGCACGGTCGGCGGGGGTCACGCGGGCTCCAGGGTCACGCGGCGGACCGGCAGCCTCGCGAGTTCCTCGCCGTGAGTCGTGACGATCAGCGCCCCACCCGCCGCCGCCCGCGCCCGGATCGCGTCCAGCAGCGCCACGCGCGAGGTGGTGTCCAGCGTTCCGAACGGTTCGTCCAGCAGCGTCAGCGCGCAGCCCAGCCCCAGCGCGCCGCTCAGCGCGACCTTCTGCCGCGTGCCGCGCGACAGCTCGGCGGGCCACGCGTCCAGCCAGCGCGACAGCCCCAGCGAGTCCGCCAGTGCCAGCAGCGGCGCGGCCGGGCGGGTCCACAGCGCCGCCAGGAACGTCAGGCCCTCCGCGACCGTCAGGTCGTCCGGCAGGGCCGCGTCCGTCGGGACCCACGCCGTGTCCGCCCGCGTGCCCCGCGAACCCGGCGCGCCGCCCAGCACCCGCACCTCGCCGCCCGGTCGCTCCCCGGCCAGGACGTGCAGCAGGGTCGTCTTGCCCGCCCCGTTCGGCCCCCACAGGTGCAGCACCTCGCCGGGCTGCAGATTCAGTTCCGGAACGCGCGCGAGGGGCCGCCCCGCGACCTCCAGCGTGAACGGCGGGGCGGCGAGGATCGGCGGAGCAGCGAGGGACATCGCGTCCAGGTACGCCCCCACGCCGCTGCCCGTTCCAGACGGTACCCCCGGCCGCCTGTTGAACCCGGTGCAGGGTGCCGTATCCTGCTCGCACCATGAACCGAATCCTGACGCGGTGGCTGCCGCGCCTCCTGGCTGGCCTGATCGTCCTCGTTGCCGTCTTGGCGGGCGTCGTGTATGCCCTGACCGACCACCCGAAACCCGAACAGGCCGCCGACCTGACCTGCCCCGCCACGGCCCCCACCCTGAAGGCCGGGCAGGACGTGCGCGTCATGAACTGGAACGTGCAGTACCTCGCCGGGCGCGGGTACGTGTTCTTCTACGACACCCTCGCCGGGGACGGCCCCGACACCCGCCCCAGCCCCCAGAGCATCGCCCGGACCCTGGGGGAGGTCACGCAGGCCATCCGCGAGGAGAACCCCGACCTCGTCCTGCTGCAGGAGGTGGACCGGGACAGCAGGCGCACCGACTACGCCGATCAGCTGGCCCTGATCCAGGCGAAACTGGACGGCGCGTACCCGTGCGCCGCCACCACGTACTACCACCGCGCGACGTTCGTGCCGCACCCCAGCATCATGGGCAGGGTGGGCCTGAGCCTGTCCACGCTCAGCCGGTACCGCATGGACAGCGCCACCCGCTACCAGCTGCCGCGCATCTGCGGGGACCCCGTCACGGTCGCGTTCAACTTCAAACGCGCCGTGCTGGGCGTGACCCTGCCCGTGCAGGGCGGCCAGCCCCTGAGTGTCTTCAACACCCACATGGACGCCTTCGCGCAGGGCTGCGACACCATGCGGAGGCAGGTGGCGTTCATCGGTGACCTGCTCGGCCGCACGAGCGCCCCCTGGGTGATCGGCGGGGACTTCAACCTCCTGGGCACCCGCGCCGCGTACGACCGCCTGCGCGACCGCGAGAAGGCGTACTTCAACCCCGACACCGAACTCGCCCCCCTGACCGCCAAGTACGCGTCGTTCCCCAGCCCCGCCCAGATCGACAGCGGCAACCCCGCGTTCATCACCCACTACCCCAACGACCCCGCCGTCGGCAAACCCGACCGGACCATCGACTACTACTTCTACTCGGCGGGCCTGAACCATGGCGCCGAACGCGTCCGGCAGGACGACCCGAAGATCAGCGACCACTACGCGCTGCTGACCACCCTCACCCTGCCCTGACCGCAGACCAATCAGGGGGGGCGGAGGTCGTGTACACCTCCGCCCCCGCTTTTCAGAGCGCAGCGGTCAGTGGTCGTCCGGACCGACCGGCTCGATGGGGAAGATGCGGTCCGCGAAGGCCTCCAGTCCCCGCGCGCCCGCCCGGCCCTGACACGCCTCCGTGGGCGTGCACAGCGTCACGTACCGCGTCCGGCGCGCCGCGATCGTCACCCGGTACATCAACGCCTCCGA is a window of Deinococcus grandis DNA encoding:
- a CDS encoding ABC transporter ATP-binding protein; this translates as MSLAAPPILAAPPFTLEVAGRPLARVPELNLQPGEVLHLWGPNGAGKTTLLHVLAGERPGGEVRVLGGAPGSRGTRADTAWVPTDAALPDDLTVAEGLTFLAALWTRPAAPLLALADSLGLSRWLDAWPAELSRGTRQKVALSGALGLGCALTLLDEPFGTLDTTSRVALLDAIRARAAAGGALIVTTHGEELARLPVRRVTLEPA
- a CDS encoding endonuclease/exonuclease/phosphatase family protein, whose product is MNRILTRWLPRLLAGLIVLVAVLAGVVYALTDHPKPEQAADLTCPATAPTLKAGQDVRVMNWNVQYLAGRGYVFFYDTLAGDGPDTRPSPQSIARTLGEVTQAIREENPDLVLLQEVDRDSRRTDYADQLALIQAKLDGAYPCAATTYYHRATFVPHPSIMGRVGLSLSTLSRYRMDSATRYQLPRICGDPVTVAFNFKRAVLGVTLPVQGGQPLSVFNTHMDAFAQGCDTMRRQVAFIGDLLGRTSAPWVIGGDFNLLGTRAAYDRLRDREKAYFNPDTELAPLTAKYASFPSPAQIDSGNPAFITHYPNDPAVGKPDRTIDYYFYSAGLNHGAERVRQDDPKISDHYALLTTLTLP